The following are encoded together in the Nocardioides sp. Arc9.136 genome:
- a CDS encoding MarR family winged helix-turn-helix transcriptional regulator: MVDHPQLALDVQLCFPLYAATRAVTQRYGELLADVGLTYPQYLALLALWEAGGPVTVGGLGQRLRLDSGTLTPLLKRLEAVGHVSRRRDPADERRVLVEPTEQGWALRDRVAGVPERLLEGMGLSVEELVRLRRDLGTLLDGLDATAG; this comes from the coding sequence GTGGTCGACCATCCGCAGCTCGCCCTCGACGTGCAGCTCTGCTTCCCGCTGTACGCCGCCACGCGTGCGGTCACGCAGCGCTACGGCGAGCTGCTCGCCGACGTCGGGCTGACCTACCCGCAGTACCTCGCGCTGCTGGCGCTCTGGGAGGCCGGCGGACCGGTCACCGTGGGCGGTCTGGGTCAGCGCTTGCGCCTGGACTCGGGCACGCTCACGCCGCTGCTCAAGCGGCTCGAGGCGGTGGGCCACGTCTCGCGGCGCCGCGACCCCGCGGACGAGCGACGCGTCCTCGTCGAGCCCACCGAGCAGGGCTGGGCGCTGCGCGACCGGGTGGCCGGCGTGCCGGAGCGGCTCCTGGAGGGGATGGGCCTGTCCGTGGAGGAGCTCGTACGGCTGCGCCGTGACCTCGGCACGTTGCTCGACGGGCTCGACGCCACCGCCGGCTGA
- a CDS encoding organic hydroperoxide resistance protein: protein MVHMKTLYTASAAATGDGRNGHVQSTDGLIDTDVRTPTEMGGPGGATNPEQLFAAGYAACFHSALKLVAGKAGADTTDSEVVADVSIGANDAGGFGLAVQLEVTLPQVDADRARELVEQAHQVCPYSNATRGNVEVTLTVA, encoded by the coding sequence TTGGTGCACATGAAGACTCTCTACACCGCCAGCGCCGCCGCGACCGGGGACGGCCGCAACGGCCACGTCCAGTCCACCGACGGCCTCATCGACACCGACGTCCGGACCCCCACCGAGATGGGCGGTCCGGGCGGGGCGACCAACCCCGAGCAGCTCTTCGCCGCGGGCTACGCGGCCTGCTTCCACTCGGCCCTCAAGCTGGTCGCGGGCAAGGCCGGCGCGGACACGACCGACTCCGAGGTCGTCGCGGACGTGTCGATCGGAGCGAACGACGCCGGCGGCTTCGGCCTGGCGGTCCAGCTGGAGGTGACCCTCCCGCAGGTGGACGCGGACCGGGCCCGGGAGCTGGTCGAGCAGGCCCACCAGGTCTGCCCCTACTCCAACGCCACCCGTGGGAACGTCGAGGTCACCCTGACGGTCGCCTGA
- the dnaA gene encoding chromosomal replication initiator protein DnaA yields MEQSTPDLATAWRQVVGDLQSHQRAWLTASEPVTLHENTAIVAVPNDFTRGQLEGRLRGQLEDALTVAFGREIRIAVTVNPALDLDARPAPAPDHLGDHLPDHLGGDARGDSAGLDVALSTSRLDGLAAVPDLPLGGEADAGSVPSGPSGAGRRHEADGGYLGDAFPGHGAVGSGDAGGRPTALETRLNPKYTFETFVIGSSNRFPHAAAVAVAEAPGKAYNPLLVYGDSGLGKTHLLHAIGHYVRSLYTGAKVRYVSSEEFTNEFINAIRDDRQDRFKRRYRDVDVLLIDDIQFLEGKTQTQEEFFHTFNTLHNANKQIVLTSDRAPKRLEALEDRLRNRFEWGLITDVQPPDLETRIAILRKKAAMDRLTAPPDVLEFIASKIQTNIRELEGALIRVTAFANLNRQEVDMTLAEIVLKDLIPEGGEPEITAGLIIAQTAAYFGLSIDELTGPSRGRHLVMARQIAMYLCRELTDLSLPKIGAQFGNRDHTTVMYADRKINQLLAERRAVFNQVSELTNRVKMQARQG; encoded by the coding sequence GTGGAGCAGAGCACGCCGGACCTGGCCACCGCCTGGCGACAGGTCGTCGGCGACCTCCAGTCCCACCAGCGCGCGTGGCTCACCGCCAGCGAGCCGGTGACCCTGCACGAGAACACCGCCATCGTCGCGGTGCCCAACGACTTCACCCGAGGGCAGCTCGAGGGGCGGCTGCGCGGCCAGCTCGAGGACGCCCTCACCGTGGCGTTCGGGCGGGAGATCCGGATCGCGGTGACCGTGAACCCGGCGCTCGACCTCGACGCCCGGCCCGCTCCGGCCCCCGACCACCTCGGCGACCACCTTCCCGACCACCTCGGCGGCGACGCGCGGGGCGACAGCGCGGGCCTGGACGTCGCTTTGTCGACAAGTCGACTCGATGGCCTGGCGGCCGTGCCGGACCTGCCGCTCGGGGGCGAGGCAGACGCCGGGTCCGTGCCGTCGGGGCCGTCGGGTGCCGGTCGGCGCCACGAGGCGGACGGCGGCTACCTCGGCGACGCCTTCCCCGGCCACGGTGCTGTGGGCTCCGGTGACGCCGGCGGACGTCCCACGGCCCTCGAGACGCGGCTGAACCCGAAGTACACCTTCGAGACCTTCGTCATCGGCTCTTCGAACCGGTTCCCCCACGCCGCGGCGGTCGCCGTGGCCGAGGCACCGGGCAAGGCCTACAACCCGCTGCTGGTCTACGGCGACTCCGGGCTGGGGAAGACCCACCTGCTGCACGCGATCGGGCACTACGTCCGCAGCCTCTACACCGGCGCGAAGGTGCGCTACGTGTCGAGCGAGGAGTTCACCAACGAGTTCATCAACGCGATCCGCGACGACCGGCAGGACCGGTTCAAGCGGCGCTACCGCGACGTGGACGTCCTCCTCATCGACGACATCCAGTTCCTGGAGGGCAAGACCCAGACCCAGGAGGAGTTCTTCCACACGTTCAACACGCTGCACAACGCCAACAAGCAGATCGTGCTCACCTCCGACCGGGCCCCCAAGCGGCTCGAGGCGCTCGAGGACCGGTTGCGCAACCGGTTCGAGTGGGGGCTGATCACCGACGTGCAGCCGCCCGACCTCGAGACCCGGATCGCGATCCTGCGCAAGAAGGCCGCCATGGACCGGCTCACCGCGCCCCCGGACGTGCTCGAGTTCATCGCGTCCAAGATCCAGACCAACATCCGCGAGCTCGAGGGCGCGCTGATCCGGGTGACGGCGTTCGCGAACCTCAACCGGCAGGAGGTCGACATGACCCTCGCCGAGATCGTGCTCAAGGACCTGATCCCCGAGGGCGGCGAGCCGGAGATCACCGCCGGCCTGATCATCGCCCAGACCGCGGCCTACTTCGGGCTCTCCATCGACGAGCTCACCGGGCCCAGCCGGGGCCGCCACCTGGTGATGGCCCGCCAGATCGCGATGTACCTGTGCCGCGAGCTCACCGACCTCTCGCTGCCCAAGATCGGCGCGCAGTTCGGGAACCGCGACCACACGACGGTGATGTACGCCGACCGCAAGATCAACCAGCTGCTCGCCGAGCGCCGCGCGGTGTTCAACCAGGTCAGCGAGCTGACCAACCGCGTGAAGATGCAGGCCCGCCAGGGCTGA